The Candidatus Krumholzibacteriia bacterium genome contains a region encoding:
- the sbnB gene encoding 2,3-diaminopropionate biosynthesis protein SbnB has product MTLSRSSTQGTATPAAVSIPPFSVISGSQVQQALQGKERQIVDLVEATYRLHGAGDSVNPPSYFLRFPDRPSSRIIALPASLGGDVRVDGLKWISSFPENVAAGIPRASAVLILNDHDTGYPFACLESSIISATRTAASAALAADRLSGNRPRPKRVGFFGVGLIARYIHTFLVGTGWSFEDIGIHDLSWESAAGFRGYLERSGATGRISVHDSAEALIRSSDMIVFATVAGQPHVSDVSWFDHNPLVLHISLRDLAPEILLSSTNIVDDVEHCLKADTSPHLVEQRTGNRDFLQGTLDDVMAGRVKVPADRPVVFSPFGLGVLDLAVGKFVYDSLSNAGELHVVEGFFHEVRRHG; this is encoded by the coding sequence ATGACCCTATCCCGTTCATCCACGCAGGGAACCGCAACGCCCGCAGCCGTTTCCATACCACCCTTCTCGGTGATCTCCGGGAGCCAGGTCCAACAGGCGCTGCAGGGAAAGGAACGCCAGATCGTCGATCTGGTCGAAGCCACGTACCGGCTTCATGGGGCCGGGGACTCGGTGAACCCACCGTCCTACTTCCTGCGTTTTCCGGACCGGCCTTCCTCCCGGATCATCGCGCTGCCGGCGTCCCTCGGCGGAGACGTGCGGGTGGACGGCCTGAAGTGGATCTCCAGCTTTCCCGAGAACGTGGCGGCGGGAATCCCACGGGCCTCAGCCGTCCTGATTCTCAACGACCACGACACCGGCTACCCATTCGCGTGCCTCGAGAGCTCGATCATCAGCGCGACGAGAACGGCCGCGTCGGCCGCGCTGGCTGCTGACCGGCTGAGCGGCAACCGGCCGCGCCCGAAGCGCGTGGGGTTCTTCGGTGTGGGCCTGATCGCCCGCTACATTCACACCTTCCTGGTGGGTACCGGATGGTCGTTCGAGGACATCGGGATTCATGACCTGTCGTGGGAAAGTGCGGCTGGCTTCCGTGGCTACCTGGAGCGCTCGGGCGCGACGGGCCGGATCAGCGTGCACGACAGCGCCGAGGCGCTGATCCGCTCGAGCGACATGATCGTGTTCGCCACGGTCGCGGGGCAACCGCATGTCAGCGACGTGTCATGGTTCGATCACAACCCTCTGGTATTGCACATATCGCTGCGGGATCTCGCACCGGAGATCCTGTTGTCGTCGACCAACATCGTCGACGACGTCGAGCATTGCCTGAAGGCCGACACGTCGCCACACCTGGTCGAGCAGCGGACCGGCAACCGGGACTTTCTGCAGGGCACCCTGGACGACGTGATGGCCGGCCGAGTGAAGGTTCCGGCGGACCGACCGGTAGTGTTCTCGCCTTTCGGGCTTGGAGTGCTCGACCTCGCCGTGGGCAAGTTCGTTTACGACAGTTTGTCGAATGCGGGCGAGCTGCACGTCGTCGAAGGTTTCTTTCACGAAGTCCGGCGCCACGGATAG
- a CDS encoding TauD/TfdA family dioxygenase, which produces MSASSPQTSQLDLELQSGKPPILCVEAAEDAVGWAAEYGVALRSVVTEHGSVLVRGLGLRDAAQVGAVFQRLGTGLIIEKEAFASRKVYADGIYSSSTWPSNQPMCMHHELSYLFEVPGLMLFACLTAPTEGGATAVADAPTVLEALPADLVARFEREGWMLTRSYNEDIGMSHAEAFGTGDRSAIESYCRAHKIEFEWQPNGGLRTRQRRRAIVRHPGTSQSCWFNQVAFLNQWTLEPEVREFLVEMYGVDGLPFNTCFGNGDPIGEDIVQAVNEVYARHTTREPWQAGDLMLVDNIRTAHSREAYKGPREVLVAMTDALRLDDCSATPSR; this is translated from the coding sequence ATGTCAGCCTCATCCCCTCAGACATCGCAGCTCGACTTGGAGCTGCAGTCCGGCAAGCCACCGATTCTCTGCGTCGAGGCCGCGGAGGACGCGGTGGGGTGGGCGGCCGAGTACGGGGTCGCGCTGCGCTCCGTCGTCACCGAGCACGGATCCGTTCTCGTCCGCGGCCTCGGGCTTCGTGACGCGGCACAAGTCGGTGCGGTCTTCCAGCGCCTGGGAACGGGCCTGATCATCGAGAAGGAGGCGTTCGCGTCTCGCAAAGTCTATGCCGACGGCATCTACTCCTCCTCGACCTGGCCGTCGAACCAGCCCATGTGCATGCACCACGAGCTGAGCTACCTCTTCGAGGTCCCCGGCCTCATGCTGTTCGCCTGCCTCACGGCGCCCACCGAGGGCGGCGCCACAGCCGTGGCCGACGCGCCGACCGTGCTCGAGGCGCTGCCGGCGGACTTGGTGGCGAGGTTCGAGCGCGAAGGTTGGATGCTGACGCGAAGCTATAACGAGGACATCGGGATGTCTCACGCCGAGGCGTTCGGGACCGGCGACCGTAGTGCGATCGAGAGCTACTGCCGCGCCCACAAGATCGAGTTCGAGTGGCAACCGAACGGTGGATTGCGCACCAGGCAGCGTCGTCGTGCCATCGTGCGCCATCCGGGCACCAGTCAGAGCTGCTGGTTCAACCAGGTCGCCTTCCTCAACCAGTGGACGCTGGAACCGGAGGTGCGCGAGTTCCTGGTGGAGATGTACGGCGTGGACGGGCTGCCGTTCAACACCTGCTTCGGCAACGGGGACCCGATCGGCGAGGACATCGTGCAGGCCGTCAACGAGGTCTACGCGCGGCACACCACGCGCGAGCCCTGGCAGGCCGGCGACCTGATGCTCGTCGACAACATCCGGACCGCACACAGCAGGGAAGCCTACAAGGGACCACGCGAGGTGCTCGTCGCGATGACGGACGCCCTGCGCTTGGACGACTGCTCTGCAACCCCATCGAGGTGA